One Salvia splendens isolate huo1 chromosome 22, SspV2, whole genome shotgun sequence DNA segment encodes these proteins:
- the LOC121787770 gene encoding indole-3-glycerol phosphate synthase, chloroplastic-like, producing MPEVDALKAKEWEVGIYQEEIAAGQGIKIRRRPATGLPPHYVGPFEFDLQNEGNTPRNILEAIIWSKDVEVTQRKEKNPYAVLKKLLDKAPPARDFIGALKKANSRTSFPGLIAEVKKASPSRGVLRENFDPVQIAKAYEKGGAACLSVLTDEKYFQGSFENLEAIRNSGVQACDSAIEFVVDAWQIYYARIKGADAILLIAAVLPDLDIKYMIKICKLFRMTALVEVHDEREFDRVIEIEGIQLIGINNRDLETFELNIANTKKLLEGERGQKIREKGIMVVGESGLFTPADIAYVQEAGVKAVLVGESLVKQEDPSAGIAQLFGKDISL from the exons ATGCCTGAAGTAGATGCTCTTAAAGCCAAGGAGTGGGAAGTTGGGATTTACCAAGAAGAAATTGCTGCGGGTCAAGGTATTAAGATTAGGAGGCGGCCAGCAACTGGACTGCCGCCACATTATGTTGGTCCTTTTGAGTTTGACCTGCAGAATGAAGGCAATACTCCCCGTAATATTCTTGAAGCGATCATATGGAGTAAGGACGTTGAAGTCACTCAG AGGAAAGAGAAGAATCCGTACGCGGTGCTGAAGAAACTGCTTGATAAAGCGCCACCAGCTAGAGATTTCATTGGAGCTCTGAAAAAGGCGAACTCGCGGACCAGTTTTCCTGGCTTGATTGCTGAAGTGAAGAAGGCTTCTCCGAGCAGAGGAGTGCTGAGAGAGAATTTTGATCCT GTTCAGATCGCTAAAGCTTATGAAAAAGGTGGAGCTGCTTGCCTTAGTGTTTTAACCGACGAGAAGTACTTCCAA GGAAGCTTTGAGAATTTAGAGGCCATTAGAAATTCTGGAGTGCAGGCTTGTGATTCTGCTATCG AATTTGTGGTAGATGCGTGGCAGATCTACTATGCTAGGATAAAAGGTGCAGATGCAATTCTTCTGATTGCCGCGGTCTTGCCTGATCTGGATATCAAGTACATGATTAAAATTTGCAAATTGTTCAGGATGACAGCATTAGTTGAG GTGCATGATGAGAGAGAATTCGATCGTGTTATAGAGATTGAGGGGATCCAACTTATTGGCATCAATAATCGTGACCTAG AAACATTTGAGCTCAACATTGCCAATACGAAAAAGCTTCTTGAAGGTGAGCGTGGACAAAAGATACGTGAGAAAGGAATCATG GTTGTTGGAGAGTCTGGACTTTTCACACCTGCAGATATTGCTTATGTCCAAGAAGCTGGTGTCAAAGCA GTGCTGGTGGGCGAGTCGCTTGTTAAGCAGGAAGATCCTAGTGCTGGAATAGCTCAGCTTTTTGGTAAAGACATTTCTTTGTGA
- the LOC121786596 gene encoding 28 kDa ribonucleoprotein, chloroplastic-like — MAFAAKPTNGCLASLKSLFTPSKASLSHPSLSIPFKSIKLQISCSYASSIPLSLNRKEPLLRVSVIAAQHEEDNPVLFDGEADGFVDPLEEAKLYVGNLPYDVEGGDLALIFEEAGTVQIVDIIVNRDTEMSRGFGFVTMGSVEEAEKAVEMFNRYDLNGRLLTVSKAAKRGSKPPARVFTPRYRIYVGNMPWSVDDESLEQVFSEYGTVVSARVITDRDSGKSRGFGFVVMSSEAEMNDAIANLNGVNLEGRTIRVNVAADKPPRDSL; from the exons ATGGCTTTTGCTGCAAAACCTACTAATGGTTGCCTAGCTTCACTTAAATCGCTCTTCACTCCTTCTAAAGCTTCACTCTCACACCCATCTCTCTCAATCCCTTTCAAATCCATTAAACTACAAATCTCTTGCTCCTACGCTTCCTCAATTCCGCTCTCCCTCAACCGGAAAGAACCTCTTCTGAGGGTTTCTGTCATCGCCGCTCAGCATGAAGAGGACAACCCAGTTCTCTTCGACGGAGAGGCTGATGGCTTCGTGGACCCGCTGGAGGAAGCCAAATTGTATGTGGGAAATTTGCCCTACGACGTCGAAGGTGGGGATTTGGCTCTGATTTTCGAGGAGGCTGGTACTGTCCAAATAGTCGAT ATTATTGTCAATAGGGATACCGAAATGAGTAGAGGGTTTGGATTCGTGACGATGGGTAGTGTTGAAGAAGCTGAGAAAGCTGTGGAAATGTTCAATCGCTAT GATCTCAATGGCAGATTGTTGACTGTTAGTAAGGCGGCTAAGAGAGGATCAAAACCCCCTGCTCGAGTGTTTACACCTCGTTACAGGATATACGTAGGTAACATGCCATGGAGTGTGGATGACGAAAGCCTTGAGCAGGTTTTTAGTGAGTACGGCACAGTTGTGAGTGCTCGTGTCATCACGGATAGAGATAGTGGAAAATCTCGCGGTTTTGGCTTTGTAGTGATGTCAAGTGAAGCTGAAATGAATGATGCCATTGCCAACCTTAATGGAGTG AATTTGGAGGGTAGAACAATAAGGGTGAATGTGGCTGCAGATAAACCACCAAGAGACAGTCTCTGA
- the LOC121787769 gene encoding probable galactinol--sucrose galactosyltransferase 2, whose translation MTITAVPVIKNGCLMVRGKVVLTGVPNNVVITPSSSGSAFVGATSTSPSSHHVFNLGTLENYRFMCLFIAKIWWMIPRVGRSASEIPMETQMLLLEAEEESALELLDEESETSGNKFYVLVLPVLDGAFRTTLQGTKSNELQFCSESGDPNVKTSQALEGVFVNSGDNPFELLKESIKILAKLKGTFSHLESKKSAAHIDWFGWCTWDAFYTDVTPNGIKEGLKSFKKGGISPKYLIIDDGWQETENEFKKEGEPIIEGTQFATRLTDIKENSKFKISESDGSSTNLKELIHQIKENYGLKYVYMWHALAGYWGGVQPASEALKKYNPKLQYPVQSPGNVGNITDIAMDSLEKYGVGVVDPEKVFDFYNDMHSYLASSGVDGVKVDVQNLIETLGAGHGGRVSITKQYHEALDESIEKNFIDNNLICCMCHNSDSIFSSKKSATARASEDFMPNEPTFQTLHIASVSFNSLLLGEVVVPDWDMFHSNHNTAEFHGAARAIGGCPVYVSDKPGKHDFTILKKLVLHDGSILRARYAGRPTRDCLFVDPVMDGKSLLKIWNLNKITGVVGVFNCQGAGTWPMKETSESTQNTNPISGRFSPLDVEYLEDIAGETWIEECAVYAFNAGTLSRVPKNRGVGVSLGVLECEIFTISPIKMLNEDIEFAPIGLIEMYNSGGAVEDCTFGETVTIKARGRGLFGAYSSKKPRFCKVEKKDEDFTYSSGSGLLTVNLQSESSIKEIEIVY comes from the exons ATGACTATCACAGCTGTGCCAGTGATCAAGAATGGCTGCCTCATGGTTCGTGGCAAGGTTGTCTTAACCGGAGTTCCAAACAACGTTGTCATCACTCCATCGAGCTCGGGTTCAGCCTTCGTTGGAGCCACCTCGACTAGCCCGAGCTCACACCATGTCTTCAATCTTGGAACTCTTGA AAACTACAGATTCATGTGCCTTTTCATCGCGAAGATCTGGTGGATGATACCGCGTGTTGGGAGATCAGCTAGTGAGATTCCCATGGAGACTCAGATGCTGCTGTTGGAAGCTGAGGAGGAATCTGCTCTGGAGTTGCTAGACGAGGAGAGTGAAACGAGTGGGAACAAGTTCTACGTGCTCGTGCTGCCCGTGTTGGATGGAGCGTTCAGGACAACGCTGCAAGGGACTAAGTCGAACGAGCTCCAGTTCTGCAGTGAAAGTG GCGATCCCAACGTGAAAACTTCCCAAGCGTTGGAGGGCGTTTTTGTCAATTCGGGGGACAACCCTTTTGAGCTTCTCAAAGAATCAATCAA GATATTGGCAAAGCTCAAGGGCACATTTAGTCACCTGGAAAGCAAAAAG TCTGCTGCTCACATAGACTGGTTTGGATGGTGCACTTGGGATGCTTTCTACACAGATGTTACTCCAAATGGAATCAAAGAGGGTCTAAAAAG CTTCAAAAAGGGTGGCATTTCTCCCAAGTATCTGATCATAGACGACGGGTGGCAAGAAACGGAGAACGAATTCAAGAAGGAAGGAGAGCCTATCATTGAAGGAACACA ATTTGCTACCAGACTAACAGATATCAaggaaaatagcaagttcaagATCTCAGAATCAGATGGTTCATCCACAAATCTCAAAGAGTTGATCCATCAAATCAAGGAAAACTATGGCTTGAA GTATGTCTACATGTGGCATGCTCTAGCCGGATACTGGGGTGGCGTGCAGCCTGCGTCAGAGGCGCTCAAGAAGTACAACCCGAAGCTGCAATATCCGGTGCAGTCACCTGGGAATGTCGGGAACATCACAGACATAGCCATGGACAGCCTAGAGAAATACGGAGTTGGAGTGGTTGATCCTGAAAAGGTCTTCGATTTCTACAACGATATGCACAGCTATCTTGCCAGCAGCGGCGTGGATGGTGTCAAGGTCGATGTGCAGAACTTGATCGAGACTCTGGGAGCCGGGCACGGTGGCAGAGTTTCCATCACCAAACAGTATCATGAAGCTCTTGATGAGTCAATTGAGAAGAACTTCATTGACAACAACTTGATCTGCTGCATGTGTCACAACTCAGACTCGATTTTCAGCTCAAAGAAGAGCGCGACTGCTAGGGCCTCTGAGGATTTCATGCCTAACGAGCCCACGTTCCAGACGTTGCACATTGCATCTGTGTCCTTCAACAGCCTTCTGCTAGGTGAAGTTGTGGTGCCAGATTGGGACATGTTCCAT AGCAATCACAACACTGCAGAGTTCCATGGTGCAGCAAGAGCAATAGGAGGCTGTCCAGTCTATGTGAG CGACAAGCCAGGAAAACACGACTTCACGATCCTCAAGAAGCTCGTGCTGCACGATGGGTCCATCTTGAGGGCTAGATATGCTGGAAGGCCTACGCGCGACTGCCTGTTTGTTGATCCAGTCATGGATGGCAAGAGCTTGCTCAAGATATGGAACTTGAACAAGATAACCGGAGTGGTTGGAGTTTTCAACTGCCAAGGAGCTGGAACTTGGCCAATGAAAGAAACATCCGAATCCACTCAAAACACCAACCCCATCTCTGGCCGTTTTAGCCCCCTTGATGTGGAATATCTCGAAGACATTGCTGGCGAAACTTGGATTGAGGAATGCGCTGTATATGCCTTCAACGCAGGGACCCTTTCAAGGGTGCCTAAAAACAGAGGCGTTGGAGTGTCGCTAGGCGTGTTAGAGTGTGAAATATTCACCATTTCTCCAATAAAA ATGCTTAATGAGGACATCGAATTCGCACCTATTGGCCTGATCGAGATGTACAACTCCGGTGGAGCAGTGGAGGATTGTACATTTGGTGAAACTGTAACAATCAAGGCAAGAGGCAGAGGATTGTTTGGAGCATATTCGAGTAAGAAACCGCGTTTCTGTAAGGTGGAGAAGAAAGATGAGGACTTCACATACAGTTCAGGGAGTGGATTGCTCACAGTAAATCTTCAAAGTGAGAGCAGCATCAAAGAGATTGAGATTGTATATTGA
- the LOC121787609 gene encoding protein-L-isoaspartate O-methyltransferase 1-like — translation MEQYWRGSSINKNEGMVQHLQSFGIIKSKRVAEVMQTIDRGLFVPEGATSYVDSPMQIGYNATISAPHMHAMCLELLESHLKPGMHALDVGSGTGYLTACFAVMVGAQGRTVGVEHIPELVEFSIKNIEKSAAASLLKEGSFSIHVADGRLGWPEFSPYDAIHVGAAAPEIPPALIEQLKPGGRLVIPVGTISQELKVVDKNADGTVNIQSETGVRYVPLTSREAQLRDR, via the exons ATGGAG CAATACTGGAGAGGTAGCAGTATCAATAAGAATGAGGGAATGGTGCAGCACTTGCAGAGTTTTGGTATTATAAAATCAAAGAGAGTGGCTGAAGTGATGCAAACGATTGACAGGGGTTTGTTTGTTCCAGAGGGTGCAACCTCATATGTTGATAGTCCTATGCAGATCGGATACAATGCTACTATCTCTGCACCTCACATGCATGCCATGTGCCTCGAGTTGTTGGAGAGCCATCTTAAACCTGGCATGCATGCTTTGGATGTCGGCTCTG GAACCGGTTATCTGACTGCCTGCTTTGCTGTTATGGTCGGAGCACAAGGCCGAACTGTTGGCGTCGAGCATATTCCTGAATTGGTTGAATTCTCGATCAAGAACATAGAGAAGAGTGCTGCAGCTTCGCTTCTGAAAGAAGGATCATTCTCAATCCATGTTGCTG ATGGTAGGCTGGGATGGCCGGAGTTTTCGCCCTACGATGCCATCCATGTCGGTGCTGCTGCACCAGAAATTCCCCCGGCCCTCATCGAACAACTGAAACCTGGTGGCAGATTGGTGATCCCCGTTGGGACAATCTCCCAGGAACTGAAGGTTGTCGACAAGAACGCAGATGGCACGGTCAACATCCAGAGTGAGACGGGTGTTCGGTACGTGCCGCTGACTAGCCGAGAAGCGCAACTCCGGGACCGCTAA
- the LOC121786054 gene encoding 50S ribosomal protein L18, chloroplastic-like, giving the protein MWCNSTSISLSFLQTTIQHSQLSNGVFPNSVQIAPHRRLVVEAAATTRREDRTARHIRIRKKVEGTPERPRLCVFRSNKHIYAQVIDDTKMHTLASASTMQKPILEEFDYSSGPTIDVAKRVGEAIAKACLEKGIEKVAFDRGGYPYHGRIEALANAAREYGLQF; this is encoded by the exons atgtGGTGCAATTCCACTTCCATTTCGCTTTCGTTTCTTCAGACGACCATCCAACACAGCCAGCTCTCCAATGGAGTTTTCCCCAATTCCGTGCAAATAGCTCCCCACCGCCGCCTCGTCGTCGAAGCCGCCGCCACCACCCGAAGAGAGGACCGAACTGCTCGTCACATTCGCATTCGCAAGAAG GTTGAAGGGACACCCGAGAGGCCAAGATTGTGTGTTTTTCGCTCCAACAAGCACATCTATGCTCAAGTAATTGATGATACAAAGATGCACACTCTTGCTTCAGCCTCAACTATGCAAAAACCTATCTTAGAGGAGTTTGACTACAGCTCTGGCCCAACTATT GATGTTGCCAAGAGAGTGGGTGAAGCCATCGCTAAAGCTTGTCTGGAGAAAGGGATCGAGAAGGTGGCCTTTGACCGGGGTGGTTACCCCTACCATGGCCGGATCGAGGCTCTAGCCAATGCTGCAAGGGAGTATGGTCTGCAGTTTTGA
- the LOC121786594 gene encoding phosphomethylpyrimidine synthase, chloroplastic-like isoform X1 produces the protein MVTVSGNSAVYNNRNSSASSKYLSSSFLHGTNMNGQVASIRRKEVSPAFFASLKATLTFDPSTTNQEKVKTRKHTVDPNAPDFLPLPSFEDCFPKSTKEYTEVVHELSTIGAANIGVLGTALLCYVTPKEHLGLPNRDDVKAGVIAYKIAAHAADLAKQHPHAQAWDDALSKARFEFRWMDQFALSLDPTTALSFHDETLPSDGAKVAHFCSMCRPKFCSMKITKDVRKYAEEHGYGDAEEAVLHGMEAMSAEFLAAKKTVSGEQHGEVGGEIYLLVQYAKSKTV, from the exons ATGGTCACTGTGTCAGGAAATTCAG CTGTGTACAACAACAGAAACTCCTCTGCTTCATCGAAATACCTCAGCAGCTCCTTCCTCCATGGAACTAACATGAATGGACAGGTTGCAAGCATAAGAAGAAAGGAAGTCTCCCCTGCTTTCTTTGCAAGCCTCAAAGCTACATTAACATTCGATCCCTCGACTACCAACCAAGAAAAAGTTAAGACACGTAAGCACACGGTTGATCCGAATGCTCCTGACTTCCTCCCCCTTCCATCCTTTGAGGATTGCTTCCCTAAAAGCACCAAAGAATACAC ggAAGTTGTCCACGAGTTGTCCACCATTGGAGCTGCCAACATCGGGGTTCTTGGAACAGCGCTACTCTGCTACGTGACCCCTAAAGAGCATCTAGGATTGCCTAATCGCGATGATGTGAAAGCCGGAGTCATTGCGTACAAGATAGCTGCACATGCTGCTGATCTGGCAAAGCAGCATCCTCACGCTCAAGCTTGGGATGATGCACTGAGCAAGGCGAGATTCGAGTTCCGCTGGATGGATCAGTTTGCTCTGTCGTTGGACCCGACCACTGCCTTGTCGTTCCATGACGAAACACTGCCGTCTGATGGTGCTAAAGTGGCACACTTCTGCTCGATGTGCAGGCCCAAGTTCTGCTCGATGAAGATAACCAAGGACGTCAGGAAATATGCGGAGGAGCACGGCTATGGGGACGCGGAGGAGGCCGTATTGCACGGCATGGAAGCCATGAGTGCTGAGTTCTTAGCTGCCAAGAAGACTGTGAGTGGAGAGCAACATGGCGAGGTTGGAGGTGAAATTTACTTACTGGTGCAGTATGCCAAATCTAAGACAGTTTGA
- the LOC121786594 gene encoding phosphomethylpyrimidine synthase, chloroplastic-like isoform X2: MNGQVASIRRKEVSPAFFASLKATLTFDPSTTNQEKVKTRKHTVDPNAPDFLPLPSFEDCFPKSTKEYTEVVHELSTIGAANIGVLGTALLCYVTPKEHLGLPNRDDVKAGVIAYKIAAHAADLAKQHPHAQAWDDALSKARFEFRWMDQFALSLDPTTALSFHDETLPSDGAKVAHFCSMCRPKFCSMKITKDVRKYAEEHGYGDAEEAVLHGMEAMSAEFLAAKKTVSGEQHGEVGGEIYLLVQYAKSKTV, encoded by the exons ATGAATGGACAGGTTGCAAGCATAAGAAGAAAGGAAGTCTCCCCTGCTTTCTTTGCAAGCCTCAAAGCTACATTAACATTCGATCCCTCGACTACCAACCAAGAAAAAGTTAAGACACGTAAGCACACGGTTGATCCGAATGCTCCTGACTTCCTCCCCCTTCCATCCTTTGAGGATTGCTTCCCTAAAAGCACCAAAGAATACAC ggAAGTTGTCCACGAGTTGTCCACCATTGGAGCTGCCAACATCGGGGTTCTTGGAACAGCGCTACTCTGCTACGTGACCCCTAAAGAGCATCTAGGATTGCCTAATCGCGATGATGTGAAAGCCGGAGTCATTGCGTACAAGATAGCTGCACATGCTGCTGATCTGGCAAAGCAGCATCCTCACGCTCAAGCTTGGGATGATGCACTGAGCAAGGCGAGATTCGAGTTCCGCTGGATGGATCAGTTTGCTCTGTCGTTGGACCCGACCACTGCCTTGTCGTTCCATGACGAAACACTGCCGTCTGATGGTGCTAAAGTGGCACACTTCTGCTCGATGTGCAGGCCCAAGTTCTGCTCGATGAAGATAACCAAGGACGTCAGGAAATATGCGGAGGAGCACGGCTATGGGGACGCGGAGGAGGCCGTATTGCACGGCATGGAAGCCATGAGTGCTGAGTTCTTAGCTGCCAAGAAGACTGTGAGTGGAGAGCAACATGGCGAGGTTGGAGGTGAAATTTACTTACTGGTGCAGTATGCCAAATCTAAGACAGTTTGA